A single window of Colletotrichum destructivum chromosome 9, complete sequence DNA harbors:
- a CDS encoding Putative glycosyl hydrolase, family 13, catalytic domain, glycoside hydrolase superfamily, translating into MGSLVWDDENRWVGKQPWWKDATFYQVYPASFKDSDGDGWGDLPGLISEVDYLHELGVDVVWVSPIFESPQADMGYDVSDYQKIYAPYGTVEDVDTLLDECHRRGMKVILDLVVNHTSVEHHWFKESRSSRDNPKRDWYIWKPARYDENGVRHPPTNWRGYFAGPTWTWDEHSQEYYLHLYAPDQPDLNWENDACREAIYEDTMRFWLERGVDGFRIDTVNKYSKRTDYVDAPITDPTSPHQPAPEMWCNGPRIHEFIREMNRKALAPYSAVSVGELSLTPHPSQVIPYVSAAAKELDMVFEFSVIRLGNGNGFGAKYIYQPFPLSTLKRYTETWQSFIEGTDAWATAFCENHDNGRAVSRFGDDSTPDLWRASAKTIALWQATMSGTLFLYQGQEIGMTNMPAAWGIEEYKDIESGNFYAEALESGDRERIDKTMHGLRILARDHSRIPFQWDDGPNAGFTTAGARPWMRVHDDYRSINAAQQRGDPDSILAFYKTALALRKRYRDLFVHGSHRLIDPDNERTWTILKESPAPVSEKPAAAAAVRRRALVVMNFSKSEEAAGDVPALLGCDAGDVRLLVGTREGGELVKGVAPVLRGWEARVYTNFEI; encoded by the coding sequence ATGGGATCCCTCGtctgggacgacgagaaccGCTGGGTGGGCAAGCAGCCCTGGTGGAAGGACGCCACCTTCTACCAAGTCTACCCGGCCAGCTTCAAGGActcggacggcgacggctgGGGCGATCTGCCCGGCCTCATATCCGAGGTCGACTACCTCcacgagctcggcgtcgacgtcgtctggGTCTCCCCCATCTTCGAGAGCCCCCAGGCCGACATGGGCTACGACGTCTCCGACTACCAAAAGATCTACGCCCCCTacggcaccgtcgaggacgtcgatACCTTGCTCGACGAGTGCCACCGCCGCGGCATGAAGgtcatcctcgacctcgttgtCAACCACACCTCCGTCGAGCACCACTGGTTCAAAGAGTCCCGCTCGTCCAGGGACAACCCCAAGCGCGACTGGTACATCTGGAAGCCCGCGCGCTATGACGAGAACGGCGTGCGCCACCCGCCGACGAACTGGCGCGGATACTTTGCCGGCCCGACGTGGACCTGGGACGAGCACTCGCAAGAATATTATCTGCACCTGTACGCGCCCGACCAGCCCGACTTGAACTGGGAGAACGACGCCTGTCGCGAGGCGATTTATGAGGACACGATGCGCTTCTGGCTggagcgcggcgtcgacgggtTCCGCATCGACACGGTCAACAAGTACTCCAAGCGGACCGACTACGTCGACGCGCCCATCACCGACCCGACGTCGCCGCACCAGCCGGCGCCCGAGATGTGGTGCAACGGCCCGCGCATCCACGAGTTCATCCGCGAGATGAACCGCAAGGCCCTGGCCCCTTACAGCGCTGTctccgtcggcgagctgTCCCTGACGCCGCACCCGTCGCAGGTGATCCCCTacgtctcggccgccgccaaggagctggacATGGTGTTCGAGTTCTCCGTCATCcgcctcggcaacggcaacggcttTGGCGCCAAGTACATCTACCAGCCCTTCCCGCTGTCGACCCTCAAGAGGTACACCGAGACGTGGCAGTCCTTCATCGAGGGCACCGACGCCTGGGCCACGGCCTTTTGCGAGAACCACGACAACGGCCGCGCCGTGTCGCGCTTCGGCGACGACTCAACGCCCGACCTGTGGcgcgcctcggccaagaCCATCGCGCTGTGGCAGGCCACCATGTCCGGCACGCTCTTCCTGTACCAGGGCCAGGAGATCGGCATGACCAACATGCCCGCCGCCTGGGGCATCGAGGAGTACAAGGACATCGAGAGCGGCAACTTCTATGCCGAGGCCCTTGAGTCCGGCGACCGCGAGCGCATCGACAAGACGATGCACGGCCTGCGCATCCTGGCGAGGGACCACTCGCGGATCCCGTTCCAATGGGACGACGGCCCCAACGCGGGCTTCACGACGGCCGGCGCGAGGCCGTGGATGCGCGTGCACGACGACTACAGGAGCATCAACGCCGCCCAGCAGCGCGGCGACCCGGACTCGATCCTGGCCTTCTACAagacggcgctggcgcttAGGAAGCGGTACCGCGACCTCTTCGTCCATGGCTCGCACCGGCTGATCGACCCGGACAATGAGCGGACGTGGACCATCCTCAAGGAGagcccggcgccggtgagcgagaagccggcggcggcggcggcggtccggAGGAGGGCGCTTGTCGTGATGAATTTCTCCAAGAGCGAGGAGGCCGCGGGTGACGTGCCGGCGCTACTCGGCtgcgacgcgggcgacgtgAGGTTGTTGGTGGGCACGAGGGAGGGCGGGGAGCTGGTCAAGGGGGTGGCTCCCGTGCTGAGAGGGTGGGAGGCGAGGGTGTATACAAACTTTGAGATCTAG